The sequence GTGCGATAGAAAAGTGTCAGAATTGACAGAGTTTGGTTGCTGTGTAGCTGCAGACCAGTCAGGGTGCCCGAGCTGACCACTGCCCACCACCAAAACCACCAATGATCAGCATCAGAACTGGACCACGGAGCAATGGAAGAAGGGGGCCTCGTCTGGTGAGTCACGTTTTACATCAGGTGTGCATGTGTCGCTTACCCAGGCAACACCTGGCACCAGGATGCATTGTGGGTAGAAGGTGAGGCggcagaggcagtgtgatgctttgggcgatgttctgctgggaaaccctGGGTCCTACCATCCATGTGGATGATACTTTGACACGTAGCACCTACCTGAGCATCGTTGCAGACCATGGACACTATTATACACTCCACGGAGGCCACACCTCGCCACTTACAGGATCAAATGATCTGTCGCTAACTTGGTGCCAGATGCCACAGCACACCTTAGGGGTCTGGGGGAGTCCAGGCCTCGATGGGTCAGAGCTTCCGTGGCAGTGAAAGGGGCACATAATGGTCACAATGTTATGGCTGATTGGCATAATTCAAATTTAtagaaaataaatgattagttcaGCTTTAGCGGAGTATTGTGTATTAAGGGATGTTTTCTTGAATTTCTTTCAGGTACTTTGAGGTGACTGATGGCTTTGAACACCTGCCCAGAGCTTTCTATCAGGTCTTAAATGCCACCATCCTCCTCAACTCCAAGGTCAAGCTCATAAACCAGACAGGTGGTAGAAATGTGACCATCACCTATCAGGACCAGCACAACTCCCTGACTAACCTAACGGTGGACTACACCCTGGTCACTGCCACAGCCAAGGCCACCCTGTTCATTGACTTTCAGCCCCCTCTCTCTGGGGACAAGATGGAGGCCCTGCGCTCAGTTCACTACACCAGCTCCACAAAGGTGGTGCTTAGTTTCAAGGAGCGCTTCTGGGATAAAGAGGGCATCAGAGGAGGGAAGAGCATCACAGACCGTCCCGCTCGCTTCATCTACTACCCCAGCCACAGCTTCCCCGGGACATCCGCAGGTGCACTGCTGGCATCCTACACCTGCTCTGACGACTCCGCCCTCTTCCAGGGCATGAATGATGGGGAGCTGATGGCTGTGGTCCTGGAGGACTTGGTGAAGATCCATGGAGAGTACATCAGGCCTTTGTGGACAGGGGGGCTGGTGAAGAAGTGGGGCTTGGATCCTTACAGTCTGGGAGCCTTTGTCCTGTTCACACCTTACCAGCAGGGGCACTATGCCAGAGAACTGTTCCAGAGTGAGGGACGGGTACACTTTGCAGGGgagcacacagccacacctcaCGGATGGATCGAAACGTCCATCAAGTCTGCACTCAGGGCAGCTAAAAATGTTAACAGTCTTACACTGTAGTGTTTCATGCAGCAAACGTTTATTCCATGTTCACTCCTTTATCGTCTGATTTCATGAACACTGTTCCAGCTCAGTGCTGTGTGCTCCTGGAACCCCCAAGCCTCTGGAGAGCTAACTTTGGTGGCCGTACCCTGAGACGGATAACAGGCAGtagtattagtagtagtagtcactccagtgtgatgtttattttctgttacgAATGTACTGTTGATGTGCATCTATTAATTGATAGACAAAAGGTTTGTCTGTTACAGGCACTTTGATCAGATTTGCAGCGCTTCGCTCTTAAAGTTCCTCCTGTGTCTAAATACCAAGTTTCAGTCGGATTAAGTGCAGAAATCTTTCTGTGTTACATTACGTTGAAACTTGTTTGCAGAAAAAGTGGATGAACAATGGACAGAGCCCtgtgattcattcatttatgttttatttaattttatctaCACGGTACTTCATGACTTCATTTTGCACGTATGTTGAACCACAAAGTAAATCTCTGGATTTTCCCTGTCAGCGTATGACTCGAAGTAAAAAGATGTAAGCATGAAAAACGGCTGGTTCATATTTAATGTGGTGGAACACTAACAGACTAGCTCCTGGCAGCGGCACAGTTTGCCTGtttgctgtgatgagctctttGCAGTTACTTTTTAACATGTGCATGGAGCTGCAGGTCACTCAACATATAATTAATGCAAACACTGAATTTTTGGTGCTAGATTCTAAGTGAACAACTCCATTACATTTATGCAGCTGTttggataaaaaaaagacagtgttTGAATTCTTCCTAACTCCAGACTGCTCCTCTAAGCCCACCTCCCTTCTAATGGCATTAGATTTTCACCTGAGTGGAGCTTTTCGAGTGCTGAAATGATTATTGATAGCCTCTCTTTTTGACATAAAACTCTAGGAGTAGAGAAATGTCCTGAAATCGAGTATTTAAAGCAGACTGAGTGGACTCAGACTCCTCTGCGATATGCACTGACAGAATAACAATTATAATTCTCTATCATTTTCCTCGTCTACTATTGATCAGAACATAACAAGAGAAAGCAGAAGGTGCCAAGCGAGGAGCTGCCCAGCCTTTGCTTTCAGCTCTATAGATGTCGTTTAGGAAAGTAAATAATAATCTTGAAGTTTCAGATGgatgaaagggaaaaaacatcAGGCAACATTGTTTCTTCAGGTGAAACATTTAAGATTTATTATTACCAGACTTCTCCAGGCTTGCAGATTTCCTCTCCCTTCCTTCCTCCAGTTTGATCATATGACTGCACCCCTCCCCCCATAAGAGTTCCTCATCATCTCTCAAACGCCAGCTGTTATACCCACGTACACAAAGTCTTCTTCGTGTCATCTCCCATCAAGttaggaataaaaaaaacataatacagTCTGACTGCGGTGCGTTATCACTGAGTGCCTTTCTGCACCATCTGTGTGAAGCGGTTGGTGATGCTGAGGGTGGTGTCAATGAATCGCTCCACGCAGCTCACCAGGCACGTCTCTGTCCTGTAGTCCAGCTTTGAGCCCGGAGTGTCCACACATTTATCCCAGCAGACGTCGGTGAAACTGTGCACCTGCAAACCACAGGACACAGACGGGAACTGATTCAGCTCAGTGTTATTTATAGAATGTCGAAGCATCGCGGCTGATGCCAGttaatgtttattaaaaaagaaaaggctgaaaTCTGATTACTGAACACATGTAACCAAGATTCATGCCGGACTCTAGAAGAcagcatgtttctgtgtgtacaGGAAACTATTTAAATCAATCACAGAACTGATGTGCATGGAGTTAAAAACACGTCTTCTGCCTGTTATGGTTGTGAGAGCTGCTTCTATGAATGTTTATTTAGAATGAGAGGGGGAAAGGTTACCAGCTGCCACACTGGATGCTTGTCTACGGAGCAACTAACGTGCACTGCTCTCCACACAACGATGGTTACCGGTTCCTTCACTGACTCGGTCTGTCTATCACTTATAGAGCACGGCTCGCTGTGAAGTGCCccttaataaatttgtccacaGCCACATCCATCATATTTTCTTATACATCTGCTGTTTAGTGATTCAGCTAACCTGCTCCATATTTCGGACATCCACCAATTATCCCAGCGATACCAAAGGTCAAATAAACGATTAATGATCATCTTTAAAGCTGCAATGTAACCACACACAGTACTGACTGGATTACGCCGAGCTTTGAATCCACGGTTAACAAAGCTCAGCATGTGGATCTAGAGGATATATTAACTCTATGTTCTTCAACGCGGAAACACCTGGACAAGAAGCAGATGTTCTTCCAGCTGTGTGATGTCCAGTTCTAATACAAACTGGTCTCTTGTACAGAGACATTAACGGTCAACTAAGCACGTGTAAGACGTCAGATCACGTCGTGCAATGAACTACATCTGTCGGAGGACAGTCAGCCCCCGTCCTCTTACAGACCTGAGCCTGGAACTGCGCTTTCTGCTGCTCGACAGCGATCATGCGCTGCAGCTGCGTCGCCTCTGCCTTCTCCGACGCGCTCAAGTTATCAAAGCCGTCCATGTCTTCTGCCCGTCGGCTGCACAGGAGCTCCGAGCACTGCTCAAGCACAGAGGTGACCTTCTCTTCCACCGGCGCGGTTTGGGAAACAGCGCTAATCACACGGTGCCCTGCAGACGGCGGCGCTTCCTGTTTGCGTTGTTTGACGCGCTAAATGCGACGCAACA comes from Astatotilapia calliptera chromosome 14, fAstCal1.2, whole genome shotgun sequence and encodes:
- the timm8b gene encoding mitochondrial import inner membrane translocase subunit Tim8 B yields the protein MDGFDNLSASEKAEATQLQRMIAVEQQKAQFQAQVHSFTDVCWDKCVDTPGSKLDYRTETCLVSCVERFIDTTLSITNRFTQMVQKGTQ